TTGTTCGCCTCTGATCGTGACGGTGTCGTTGATGTGCATTTTCGTTGGATGTATGAATACGGCGTAGATGGTGTTGCACTGCAAAGATTTGTTTCTGAGCTATCTAATGCTACTTATCGAGAATTAAGAAATCGCATGGCCTTAAAAGTTAAAGCTCATGCTGAGAAATGGGCTAGGTCATTTTACTTGGAATATGATATTTCAGGTTCAAATGAATCAACGCTCTTAAGTGATATTCAAAATGATTGGACCACCTTAGAACCACAACTTATAAATTCTTCGCGCTATGCTAGACGAAACGGTAAACCCGTAATCGCACTTTGGGGATTTGGCTTTACCGATCGCCCGGGCACTACATCACAAGCGCAACAACTCATAACGTGGTTTCGTGGGAAGGGTTTTTACGTCATTGGGGGTGTGCCTTATCAGTGGCGTAGTGAAAATGGTTCATCAAAACCAGGTTGGCTTGCGACTTATTTATCTTATGACATGATTCAACCTTGGGCCGTGGGTTCTTATTCATCGGTCGCCAGTTTGCAAAATACTCATCTAGCAATTCAATTATCTGACAAACAGCTTTGTGATCAGCATGGGCGCCAATATCAACGGGTTATATTTCCAGGTTTTGCTTGGTCAAATTGGAATGGTGGAACCCCAAATATGATTCCAAGAAACGGCGGCGATTTCATGTGGAAACAAGCATTTTTTGCTAAACAATTAGGTGTAACTGCTTTT
This portion of the Oligoflexia bacterium genome encodes:
- a CDS encoding glycoside hydrolase family 71/99-like protein; its protein translation is MKTPSVFKFNTSYAYRKASAFGLVLGLVFLTSCAGNLFLPFNKFARTPQPTLGTQPPVNPPAQKDFLEQTFAGYQGWFTTQGLSFNNNWTHWAGSSSPSPTNITFELYPDVSEYSISDTTLTQLGNLGNGLQSRLFASDRDGVVDVHFRWMYEYGVDGVALQRFVSELSNATYRELRNRMALKVKAHAEKWARSFYLEYDISGSNESTLLSDIQNDWTTLEPQLINSSRYARRNGKPVIALWGFGFTDRPGTTSQAQQLITWFRGKGFYVIGGVPYQWRSENGSSKPGWLATYLSYDMIQPWAVGSYSSVASLQNTHLAIQLSDKQLCDQHGRQYQRVIFPGFAWSNWNGGTPNMIPRNGGDFMWKQAFFAKQLGVTAFIAMFDEYDEATAIAKAAENASMRPAAQNFLTLDADGFSLSSDFYLRLTREATKMLNGDQTYSSTVPITHR